A genomic window from Silene latifolia isolate original U9 population chromosome Y, ASM4854445v1, whole genome shotgun sequence includes:
- the LOC141632225 gene encoding protein FAR1-RELATED SEQUENCE 5-like, translated as MVVDIFSQTKETCSTFYFDFEVDEKQCLSGLFWADTISRKNYALFGDMLSIDSTFRTNKYDMVFVPFTAVDQHKRCVTVGAGLLSHVSIEAYTWLFKAFLDAMGGCAPKAIITDQCPSMKPAIEEVFPDTSHRLCMWHIMKKLRENVDAYLWQDEDFKKCLNACVWNNHCEPDEFEEAWANIMIDYDLVDHPWFSSLYEIKEDWVPAYFREIFMAGIMRVTSRSESENSFFDRFLTPHATLVEFWMSFESAMDAQCHKQSKLNSENKHLTSPLKPPVQLEKHASEIYTHATFKDFQNELCAAVYNCGMVDVHATDGTEVYIINDIERERKTWEVAFTTSREEITCSCCLYQRMGMLCKHVIWVLKHKNIRRIPDKYIINRWTKNALMKPVFDKHGNKMEDVGKSDNKKRMINELWEEMYSCVILAEENEKDIQILIDKLREVKMEIKQHRSNEPPILNTMSEMERYVRCNIPKEINIQVPQKSRNKGSGKRIQSSVLKALEKCGKKQRVCQTCGKKGHNSRTCSKKVEESDSQYEDSEDED; from the coding sequence ATGGTGGTAGATATTTTTTCTCAAACAAAAGAGACGTGTAGCACGTTTTATTTTGACTTCGAAGTTGATGAAAAACAGTGTCTATCAGGGCTGTTTTGGGCAGACACCATATCTAGGAAAAACTATGCTTTATTTGGCGACATGCTTTCCATCGACTCCACCTTTCGTACAAATAAGTACGACATGGTTTTTGTACCATTTACTGCTGTTGATCAACATAAAAGGTGTGTAACAGTAGGAGCGGGGCTACTATCACACGTGAGCATTGAAGCATATACATGGCTTTTCAAAGCATTTCTTGATGCAATGGGGGGTTGTGCACCAAAAGCAATTATAACTGATCAATGTCCTTCTATGAAACCAGCAATTGAAGAAGTATTTCCAGATACATCTCACAGGTTATGCATGTGGCATATTATGAAGAAACTTCGTGAAAACGTTGATGCGTATTTATGGCAAGACGAGGATTTCAAGAAGTGTTTAAATGCATGCGTTTGGAACAATCATTGTGAACCTGATGAATTTGAAGAAGCTTGGGCTAATATCATGATTGATTATGATTTGGTAGACCATCCTTGGTTCTCGTCTCTCTACGAAATTAAAGAAGATTGGGTTCCTGCATATTTTAGAGAAATATTTATGGCGGGTATTATGAGGGTGACATCAAGATCAGAGAGTGAAAATAGTTTCTTCGATCGTTTTCTTACACCTCATGCGACTCTTGTTGAATTCTGGATGTCTTTTGAGAGTGCAATGGATGCACAATGCCACAAACAATCAAAACTGAACTCGGAAAATAAACACTTAACATCTCCATTGAAACCTCCAGTTCAGTTAGAAAAACACGCTTCAGAAATTTACACGCATGCAACTTTTAAGGACTTCCAGAATGAGTTATGTGCAGCAGTGTACAATTGTGGCATGGTGGACGTACATGCTACGGACGGCACAGAGGTATATATTATCAACGacatagagagagaaagaaagacaTGGGAAGTTGCATTTACAacaagtagagaagaaatcacttGTAGTTGTTGTTTGTATCAACGAATGGGTATGCTATGTAAGCATGTCATATGGGTCTTAAAGCATAAGAACATAAGAAGGATTCCAGACAAATATATTATTAATAGATGGACGAAGAATGCGTTGATGAAGCCCGTCTTTGATAAGCATGGCAATAAAATGGAGGATGTTGGGAAATCAGACAACAAAAAAAGAATGATAAATGAGCTTTGGGAAGAAATGTACTCTTGTGTCATCCTTGCAGAAGAAAATGAGAAAGACATACAAATATTAATAGATAAACTTAGAGAAGTCAAAATGGAGATAAAGCAACATCGAAGCAACGAGCCACCAATCCTCAACACGATGTCGGAAATGGAAAGGTATGTTAGGTGCAACATTCCTAAAGAGATAAACATCCAAGTTCCACAAAAATCACGTAATAAGGGGAGTGGTAAGCGAATTCAGTCAAGTGTTCTAAAAGCGCTCGAGAAATGCGGGAAAAAACAAAGAGTATGCCAGACTTGTGGGAAAAAAGGTCACAACTCAAGAACATGTTCTAAAAAGGTTGAAGAATCAGATTCACAGTATGAAGATTCAGAGGATGAAGATTGA
- the LOC141632224 gene encoding protein FAR1-RELATED SEQUENCE 5-like — translation MEANDEVSTAISTLLSTPICTILPEQPEEYFPSCVDEKKPKLRDLYNTIEEGVQFYKDYAKHCGFQTRLGTTKRKKGNAEVFTLRRVLCNKAGTREASKDKKSDRVRLITRIECEAMVQFSLQVDGKYKVTGFHEGHNHILASPSSMLFMKENRKMTSIQKTFVVKARHVKDGASKSI, via the coding sequence ATGGAAGCAAATGATGAAGTTAGTACAGCGATTTCGACATTATTGTCTACACCAATTTGCACTATTCTACCAGAACAACCTGAGGAGTACTTTCCATCATGCGTAGATGAGAAGAAGCCTAAACTAAGAGATTTATACAATACCATAGAAGAAGGAGTTCAGTTTTACAAAGACTATGCAAAACATTGTGGCTTTCAGACTAGATTGggtacaacaaaaaggaaaaaaggaAATGCTGAAGTATTTACGTTGAGGAGAGTGTTATGCAACAAGGCTGGAACAAGGGAGGCAAGTAAAGATAAAAAATCAGATCGTGTGCGGTTGATTACTCGTATTGAATGTGAAGCTATGGTACAATTTTCGCTGCAAGTAGATGGAAAGTATAAGGTTACTGGATTCCATGAAGGACACAACCATATTTTAGCATCACCATCATCAATGTTGTTTATGAAGGAAAACAGGAAAATGACATCGATTCAGAAGACCTTTGTTGTAAAAGCAAGACACGTTAAAGATGGGGCCAGTAAAAGCATTTAG